ACATCACAATGGTGGTGCGTACACTGTTCCGAGCGTCGTGATTTTCAGATGGCATTGATGTATTTAAGACCTTAGAAAATATCTCAGATATCAGGCTTTTTAGGAGAAGAGGGAGATCGTTTTATGGGTTTTTCATTGGCGGATAAGGTTGCCATTGTGGTGGGAAGTAGCAGTGGCATGGGGGAAGCAACCGCGGTCACTTTTGCTGAATCAGGGGCAAAAGTTGTGCTTGCTGCAAGAAGTGCCGATAAGCTCGCAGCGTTAGCGGAAGAGATTGGCGAGAATGCAATCGCCTGTCCGACCGATGTACAAAATTCGGCAGCCGTGGATAGGCTCGTTGCAACAACGTTAGAACACTTTGGACGGATCGATGTGCTCGTCTACGTCACCGGCACAAACATTCCCGAACGGAGCCTTGAAGTTTTATCCAACGAAACGTGGGATATGATGATCCAGACGAACCTGACCGGAGCGTTTTACTGTACAAAAGCGGTCCTGCCAACGATGCGAGATCAACAGGATGGCTTGATTATTTATGTCTCCAGTGGAGCGGTGCAGCGTCCCGATACATCTGGCGTCTCCTATCAAGCAACCAAGCACGGGCTGGTTGGTCTCGCTCACGGCACGTTCCAGGAGGAGAAAGAGAACGGTATCCGCACCTCAATGCTCTTTCCCGGTTTGACGGATACGCCGCTCGTCCTACAACGTCCGGTGCCAACCCCACCCGAAGTGATGGCAAAATCGCTACAACCACAGGATGTCGCCGATGCGTGTCTGTTGGTCGCTTCCCTGCCAGCACGCGTTTATGTCCCGGAATTAGTGATGCTACCTTCGGGCTTGGCGTAGTCGGAATCATGCCGTTATCCAATCAGAAATTGCAAATGATTAAGAGATTTATCTCTGTTCTTATTTTTTTACTTTTCATTCCAACAGTCCTCTTCGCTCAAGAAGATCTACTCGTCAAGATTCCCAAAAGTTCCGACCAACACCTCCAGTTTCTCCAAGCTCATCATGGGATCAAGCTACGCTATCGCACATCTGATTTTGCTATTATTCAGGTCCCTTGGGGTTCTGGTTCGATCGAGGCAAGTCAAAGTGTGTTGGCGGAGCTGCCAGATCCGCAAGTTCTAGATGCGGTTACGCCTGGTTTCAACCATTACGTCCTCTGGCTCCCTTCGGCGGAAGAGCGTGCAGCAATCGAAGCGTACGGAGAAATTTTACACCAGTTCGGTGGCTTGTCCCTCCTCAAGTTGCACGCCAATCTTGAGTCTGTCCTGTTAGACCTGCCGGTACATCACCGTGCGAAACTACCCACCAATATTGCGCTGCCCGAATTTCAGTCGCCCTCGGCTGCTCCGAGTATATCCGCATCGCCCCAGCAGCAATCGGTCATTCAAGGACTGCTCAATCAAGCGGATGGCGTTCGATGGCTTTGGCAGACTATCGCCCTCGTCGAGAATGAAGATCTCCAGCGGCCGGGACAATTTTTCCGAAGCCGATATGCCCTCCGAGTCCGCGATGTTGTTCAGTTTGATGACAATCCGAAACCCGATCACGCCTGCGATAACTCCGCAGATTACATCGCCCAACAGTTTCGCAGCTACGGTCTGGAAGTTGAATTTGATCCCTTTGACCACCGGCGTAGATCCGCACTTGGAGCGTTGGTGGGAGAGTACGTGATGCGGAATGTGGTGGCGACACTGCCGGGAAAAGGTCCAAACAAAAATCGAATCTACCTGATGGTGGGACATTATGACAGCATCGCCTCCAAAACCCCCGGTTGGGATGGAGGCTGGAGGCAGATGGCAGCGCCGGGCGCGTCCGATAACGCATCAGGCATTGCCGAAATGCTAGAGACAGCGCGCATTCTAAGCCAGCAAGATTTTGACTTCACGGTTCGATTTATTGCCTTTTCGGGGGAGGAGTTGTTTCTATTCGGCAGCAAACATTATGCACGGTTGGTTCAAGAGCGTGGGGATGACATCGCCGGTGTCATAAACTTCGATCTTCTAGGACATGACCCGGACGGCAACTTGGACATCCATGTCCTTGGCGATGAGCAGTCACAGTGGCTCGTCAACGCTTTTGGTGCCGCTGCGGAGCGATACAGACTGCCGATAGATCTACGCCTGAAAAACGATCCCAGTTTTATCTTCAGCGATCACTCCCCATTTTGGGACATCGGCATCCCAGCGGTGATGGTGGCGGAGGAATCGTCCCTCGATGCGCCGGACGAATCGACCGAATATATCCACAGCCAAGAGGATGACCTGACCAAAATCTCAATACCGCTGTTAGGAGAACTGGCTATCAAGTTAGCCGTGGCGACCCTTGCTGAACTCGCTCGTCCCATCGTTGGGTCGAGCGAGCCACTGAACCCTGACATCTTCTGGGAATCCGAAGGTATCACCGTTTCTAACCCCGCTCCTACCAAAGGGGATGAGGTTATAATCTCCGCGGAGGTCACAAACGCAGGACCCGTCCCCGTTGAGAACATCACCGTTCAATTCGTTGTTGTCAGTCCCGATGGAACTTCCGAAACCCTGCCCGAACAAAGCGTAGACCTGAGCGTCAACCAACCCAAAACGGTCAGCGATCGCTTCACACCAGCCACATGGGGCGTATTTACCCTCCGTGCCCTAGTAAACGACGATACACGTGTCTTTGAGTCCAATTTCAACAACAATCGGATTGAAACCGAATTGACGGTGGCGAACCCGAGCGTAACAATCGAAAACATCGTTGCCTACCCGAACCCACTCCGCCTCAACCAGCCGGATGCTGCGCTCAAACTGACTTATACATTGAGTAGCAATGCGGAAGTTGTTATCTCCATCTACGACACCGTCGGCGAGCAGGTCCTTGAAAGTGTGTTTCTTGCGGGAGACAACGGCGGTCGATTGGGTGCAAATGACGCCTTTACTTGGGAGGGCAGGCGGAACTTTTTTGAACTTGTCACACCCGGTGTTTACATCTGTCAGATCACTGCAACTAATGCAGATGGCGAATCGCGGACGGAAGGCACAAAAATCGCTGTGATTCGGTAGTGATAACTCAAGGTGCAAGATTCTGTTGACATTTATGGGGTGACCGTAATTTGTCGATACATCCCCAATCGTGGGAGCGATGCACCCTCGCCTAACAGGTTGGAGGACCCAATCCCTACAGACGCCCGTAGGTCGATTTTCCAAAATCGACAGTCTTTCGTAGTCGCAGGTTTCCCAACCTGTGATCAGGGTCGGAGTTCTCGGAACGAGATCGGAATGGAACTAATCTTATCGGAGCGGGGTGATATGTATATAAGTTTTGTTTTTGGTTGATTGCTCGCTACTGATGGTGCTTACCAAATCAGCAATACCAAAATGTCAACACGCTATAGTATAGGCATACTCCGTATGCCGTAACCTCCAGATTGCATTCAACAGTTCACTAAAAAGCCCCAGCGGGGCGACATGTGCGATTGACGTTAAAAATCACACTCGGATCCCGAAGAATCAGCAAAAGGTGCAAATCACACCTCCCCCAAAAAATTAGTTTTCACTACGTGGAGATAAACCCATGCGAATCAAAATTACGTGCGACATCGGCGAAGGCATCCGCCTACCAATCAACTACAACTACTTTCTCGCGAGTGCTATCTACGGTTTTCTCAGGGAATCCGACCCCGAATATGCAGATTTCCTTTCGGTGCCTCTCACCGATTACCATGTCCACTAAACGCGAGCGAGACAACCGACTCGTCGCGCACTACTGTCTCCCTGATGACCCCCAGTTCTCCGAGTTAGTTCGGCAGAACCTGATTCGGAAGTACGAAGCGGTGCACCAGCACCCGCCGACGGGGAAATCGTTTGCGATGGCCTTCGATCAGACGTACATTGGCAAAAAGGAGGGACGTGTGATCCGCTTGGTTGATTTCAAAGGCACCAAAATTCGTGGTGTTATCTCTCCTTTTCATGTCATCGGTGCACCGGAGTTAATCCGCATCGGTTACGAATGCGGGTTTGGCGATAAAAACAGCGCGGGATTTGGGATGGTAGAGGTCGCAAGAAGGGCCGGCTTTTAATTGACCCATTCTGGAATTGAAGCATATAGAAGTTTCCATTATACTCAAATCCACCCCTTTTAATCGAACCATTGTGGAATTGAAACTTGCACCGAAGCTGCACCGAAGCTGCACCGAAAAACTTTTAATCTAACTATTGTGAAATTGAAATGGAGGTCTTGCAATGACGCAAAGCACTAATTGTGAAGGTGGTTCACGCTGTACTTGTGAGCGTCCTCATATCTGCTTAAAAGAAATAGCAATCATGGACCTCGAGGTAGTGACTCAAGAGGATTTAGACCGCTCCAAGGAGGCGGCGCGCGTATCGGAGCGCGAACATGGACTCAGATCCTTCGAGGCTTGCCGAGATCGCCGATTACACAGAATGTATTGGGTTCGCCATTGTATTCTCGAATGCAAATCCCAAGGGAAAGAGGTGCCATGGCCTGTGCTGGATTGGCTTTTTAATACCAGACCTCCTACACGTGAACAGTTCATAAAATAGTGCCGGTGCCCCGTTCTCTTTTTGAGCGTCGGTTTAATCGACGATTCCGACACATGACACATGTCGCCCCGCCGGGGCTTGGGGTATTTTGTTATCCCGCGTCCTATAAACATATCGCCCCGCTGGGGCTAAATCAACTTACGCGCCTTTTCCTGTTTGCACGCATCAGGTATGCGCTATCCTGTGAATCCTTAAATCCTGAGCCTCCTGATTCAGACAATGATTAACTCTCCTGAAACCGAAACGCAAACAGATCCGCATCCTTGAGGACAAAACGCAACCGCACCGGTTGCCCAGCCAGCGAGCGCATATCTCCCCCGCCCTCCCACTCGACTGTACCATCAATCTTGTCCCCGAATATCTCAGGACATGCGTCCAACGTGAAGCCCGGCTGCGGCTGCCCTTCCATATCCTGGATCTCAACTTGAACAAATCCCACCGCCGATGTCGAAAAGTTTAATCTCAGGCTATCCCCTGTAAAGATCAATGGGCGAGTGATAAACTCACCCCCAGTGTAGCCTGCGCGGAC
This portion of the Candidatus Poribacteria bacterium genome encodes:
- a CDS encoding SDR family oxidoreductase, with translation MGFSLADKVAIVVGSSSGMGEATAVTFAESGAKVVLAARSADKLAALAEEIGENAIACPTDVQNSAAVDRLVATTLEHFGRIDVLVYVTGTNIPERSLEVLSNETWDMMIQTNLTGAFYCTKAVLPTMRDQQDGLIIYVSSGAVQRPDTSGVSYQATKHGLVGLAHGTFQEEKENGIRTSMLFPGLTDTPLVLQRPVPTPPEVMAKSLQPQDVADACLLVASLPARVYVPELVMLPSGLA
- a CDS encoding M20/M25/M40 family metallo-hydrolase, with amino-acid sequence MIKRFISVLIFLLFIPTVLFAQEDLLVKIPKSSDQHLQFLQAHHGIKLRYRTSDFAIIQVPWGSGSIEASQSVLAELPDPQVLDAVTPGFNHYVLWLPSAEERAAIEAYGEILHQFGGLSLLKLHANLESVLLDLPVHHRAKLPTNIALPEFQSPSAAPSISASPQQQSVIQGLLNQADGVRWLWQTIALVENEDLQRPGQFFRSRYALRVRDVVQFDDNPKPDHACDNSADYIAQQFRSYGLEVEFDPFDHRRRSALGALVGEYVMRNVVATLPGKGPNKNRIYLMVGHYDSIASKTPGWDGGWRQMAAPGASDNASGIAEMLETARILSQQDFDFTVRFIAFSGEELFLFGSKHYARLVQERGDDIAGVINFDLLGHDPDGNLDIHVLGDEQSQWLVNAFGAAAERYRLPIDLRLKNDPSFIFSDHSPFWDIGIPAVMVAEESSLDAPDESTEYIHSQEDDLTKISIPLLGELAIKLAVATLAELARPIVGSSEPLNPDIFWESEGITVSNPAPTKGDEVIISAEVTNAGPVPVENITVQFVVVSPDGTSETLPEQSVDLSVNQPKTVSDRFTPATWGVFTLRALVNDDTRVFESNFNNNRIETELTVANPSVTIENIVAYPNPLRLNQPDAALKLTYTLSSNAEVVISIYDTVGEQVLESVFLAGDNGGRLGANDAFTWEGRRNFFELVTPGVYICQITATNADGESRTEGTKIAVIR